A window from Thermosipho africanus Ob7 encodes these proteins:
- a CDS encoding glycosyltransferase encodes MLFTVSFYILNILISLIIVLFGKYKNEKRTNYLHENRDPEYNPLVTVIIPTYNEEDVIENTIKTVEKSSYKNIEIIVVDDNSKDNTFKIAKSLEKIYPNLKVIQKKGKKGKPQSINEAMEFAKGEIILLIDADARIPENYISSHIFCFSNNNVNMIFTNFEPYNFKFKPVYIIQELYFNFVKAIFYSNIFVKMIFMGNGVFFRRTLLEKILPIDPDTLVDDFSMATKLSKMKVKEYYSTYPFIKIQYATNFKDLWNQHKRWYVGGFREMFKRLKEGNIAFLFYYLLVGLIVFLPIISIVLDILFKIGMLKITAGFIIAVYILMWVSSLDSRQFGIFSFPYSFLFVPLLIVFEYLVLLLSYIIGPFSKAVEWYKVKRVKG; translated from the coding sequence ATGCTTTTTACTGTTTCTTTTTACATATTAAACATACTAATAAGTCTTATAATTGTTCTTTTTGGAAAATACAAAAACGAAAAAAGAACAAACTATTTGCACGAAAATAGAGATCCTGAGTATAATCCACTTGTTACAGTAATAATCCCTACATATAACGAAGAAGATGTAATTGAAAATACAATAAAAACAGTTGAAAAAAGTAGCTACAAGAACATCGAAATAATAGTTGTAGATGATAACTCAAAAGACAATACATTTAAAATTGCAAAAAGTCTTGAAAAAATTTATCCAAACCTTAAAGTTATTCAAAAAAAAGGAAAAAAAGGAAAACCTCAATCAATAAATGAAGCTATGGAATTTGCAAAAGGTGAAATAATTCTTTTAATAGATGCCGATGCAAGAATTCCGGAAAACTATATTTCATCGCATATATTTTGTTTTTCAAATAACAACGTAAATATGATTTTCACAAATTTTGAACCTTACAATTTCAAATTTAAACCAGTGTATATAATTCAAGAATTATACTTTAACTTTGTAAAAGCAATATTTTATTCAAACATATTTGTTAAGATGATATTCATGGGAAATGGAGTGTTTTTTAGAAGAACTCTCTTAGAAAAAATACTTCCAATAGATCCTGACACTCTTGTAGATGATTTTAGTATGGCAACAAAACTTTCTAAAATGAAAGTAAAAGAATATTATTCAACATATCCTTTTATAAAAATTCAATATGCAACTAACTTTAAAGATCTATGGAACCAACATAAAAGATGGTATGTTGGTGGATTCAGAGAAATGTTCAAAAGATTAAAAGAAGGAAATATTGCATTTCTATTCTACTATCTTCTTGTAGGTTTAATTGTTTTCTTACCAATCATCTCTATAGTATTAGACATTTTATTTAAAATAGGTATGTTAAAAATCACTGCTGGCTTTATTATTGCTGTTTACATACTCATGTGGGTTAGCTCACTTGATAGCCGACAATTTGGGATATTTTCTTTTCCTTATTCTTTTTTATTTGTCCCACTATTAATAGTATTTGAGTATTTAGTTCTTTTATTAAGCTACATTATCGGACCTTTTAGTAAAGCTGTTGAATGGTACAAAGTAAAAAGAGTTAAAGGATAA
- a CDS encoding glycosyltransferase family 2 protein, with the protein MKISIIVPVLNEEKILENTLKSIINQSYKNFELIVVDNGSTDRSVEIASKYTNNVLFESKKGSIHAMSKGFKNATGDILVTCDADSIYPENYLEKIVKSFMRDSKVCAVYGPFSLIEENKFKNFFTILTYILLDFLSRLFTKTYIVGAANFAIKKEAYEKVGGYDTKSNLASQDFRLAKKLSKVGKVKFVPSLIVKTSNRRLKEEGFFKSMKKAFKFWADVAFNLNKIKYDNYYSKEYYKKKGVKNDK; encoded by the coding sequence ATGAAAATTTCGATAATCGTACCAGTTTTAAACGAAGAAAAAATTTTGGAAAATACCTTAAAAAGTATTATAAATCAATCCTACAAAAATTTCGAATTAATAGTTGTCGACAATGGAAGTACTGATAGATCAGTTGAAATAGCATCCAAGTACACTAATAATGTTTTGTTTGAATCAAAAAAGGGATCAATTCATGCAATGTCTAAAGGATTTAAAAATGCAACAGGTGATATACTTGTAACCTGCGATGCAGATAGTATATATCCTGAAAACTATTTAGAAAAAATAGTAAAATCCTTTATGAGAGACAGTAAAGTTTGCGCTGTCTATGGTCCATTTTCGTTAATTGAAGAAAACAAGTTCAAAAATTTCTTTACTATATTAACCTACATATTATTAGATTTTCTATCAAGATTATTTACAAAAACCTACATAGTTGGTGCGGCAAATTTTGCAATAAAGAAAGAAGCATATGAAAAAGTTGGAGGCTATGATACTAAAAGTAATCTTGCTTCCCAAGATTTTAGGCTTGCAAAAAAGCTTTCTAAGGTTGGAAAAGTAAAATTTGTTCCATCACTAATAGTTAAAACTTCAAATAGGCGGTTAAAGGAAGAAGGATTCTTTAAATCAATGAAAAAAGCATTTAAATTTTGGGCAGATGTTGCTTTTAATCTAAATAAAATAAAATATGATAACTACTATAGTAAGGAATATTACAAAAAGAAAGGAGTAAAAAATGACAAATAA